AGGGGGGCATCGCCATGGTGGGAGACGGCATCAACGACGCCCCCGCACTGGCAGAAGCCACGGTGGGCATTGCCATGGGCGGAGGCACCGACGTGGCGCTGGAAACCGCCGATGCAGCTTTGCTGCGCAGCCAGACCCGCGATGTGCCTGCCCTGATCCAGCTTTCCCGGCGCACCATGGGAAACATCCGGCAGAACATCACCTTCGCACTGGGCCTCAAAGCCATCTTCCTGGTCACCACGCTGCTGGGTTACACCAACCTGTGGATGGCAATCCTGGCCGACACCGGAGCCACCATGCTGGTCACGGCCAATGCCCTGAGGCTGCTCAGAAAGTGAAACCTCACAGGAGCTCATTCAGGGGTTCAATTCAGGCAAAAAAGCTGGCCTGCAATGGAGGCAATGATGGAGATTGTTCAGGACGACATGTGTGAAACCAGCTGCGTGCACCCGGAGGCGGTCAACCAGGCCAGGGCCGCGCTGCCTTCAGAAGAATGCGTCGATCTGGCCAGTGCCCTGCTCAAGGCCGTGGCAGACCCCACCCGCCTGAAGATCCTGGCGGCGCTTTCTGCCACAGAATTGTGCGTGTGTGACCTGGCCCTGGTGGTGGGCATCACCGAATCCAACACCAGCCACCAGCTCAGGCTTTTGCGGGCCAACCGCCTGGTGAATTACCGCAAAGAGGGCCGGGTGGCGTATTACCGCCTCA
The genomic region above belongs to Deinococcus roseus and contains:
- a CDS encoding ArsR/SmtB family transcription factor — its product is MMEIVQDDMCETSCVHPEAVNQARAALPSEECVDLASALLKAVADPTRLKILAALSATELCVCDLALVVGITESNTSHQLRLLRANRLVNYRKEGRVAYYRLTDDHVRELLKSAVEHAQER